A window of Cucurbita pepo subsp. pepo cultivar mu-cu-16 chromosome LG06, ASM280686v2, whole genome shotgun sequence contains these coding sequences:
- the LOC111797187 gene encoding auxin-induced protein 6B: MSAGVGKCSKIRHIVRLRQMLRRWRNKARMSANRIPSDVPAGHVAVCVGTSCRRFVVRATYLNHPVFKKLLVQAEEEYGFTNQGPLAIPCDESVFEEVIRFISRSDSPNSGRFVKLDEFQTYCHIGIRTGLDLWPESRPLLHGLAEKSIW, from the coding sequence ATGTCGGCCGGAGTCGGAAAATGCAGCAAAATCCGCCACATTGTCAGGCTCAGGCAAATGCTCCGACGGTGGCGCAACAAGGCCCGAATGTCTGCTAACCGCATCCCTTCCGACGTACCCGCCGGACATGTGGCTGTCTGCGTTGGAACCAGCTGCCGGCGGTTCGTCGTCCGAGCCACTTACTTGAACCACCCGGTTTTCAAGAAGCTTCTGGTCCAAGCCGAAGAGGAGTACGGGTTCACCAACCAAGGCCCGTTGGCGATCCCTTGCGACGAGTCGGTTTTCGAGGAAGTCATCCGGTTCATCTCCAGATCCGATTCGCCCAACTCGGGGCGGTTCGTGAAATTAGACGAATTTCAAACTTACTGCCATATCGGAATCAGAACCGGCCTCGATTTGTGGCCGGAATCTCGGCCTTTGCTTCATGGGTTAGCCGAGAAATCCATCTGGTAA
- the LOC111796686 gene encoding uncharacterized protein LOC111796686, with protein sequence MEGLKVSDADLVIYLHPAKSNKVSQAILRELGAMLLKFDEKFEGVLLAYEAKIIDKSAKILSGVHPYFAVTIKAKLLLFSPKPNMLLEGKVVKLKQESIHVIVLGFASAVITDEDIRSEFKHITRHGEEMLVSRANKHHVIKVGTMIRFLVKSFDEGILHISGSLVPSHTGSIHRLEKNSVEGLATNKSKRKMREDEATDINALILNDDHQSKTKKQKTARLS encoded by the exons ATGGAAGGGCTCAAGGTGTCGGATGCCGATTTGGTTATATATCTTCACCCAGCCAAAAGTAACAAGGTTTCGCAAGCGATTCTTCGCGAGCTCGGCGCTATGCTTCTAAA ATTTGATGAAAAATTTGAGGGCGTGCTACTGGCTTATGAGGCcaaaattattgataaaagTGCGAAGATTCTATCTGGAGTGCACCCTTACTTTGCCGTGACAATAAAGGCAAAGCTATTACTTTTCTCTCCAAAACCAAACATGCTTTTAG AGGGAAAGGTGGTGAAGCTTAAGCAAGAATCAATCCATGTTATTGTCTTGGGTTTTGCTTCTGCTGTAATAACCGATGAAGACATTCGCAGCGAATTCAAGCATATAACA AGACATGGAGAAGAAATGCTTGTCAGTAGAGCTAACAAGCACCATGTAATAAAGGTTGGGACAATGATACGGTTTTTGGTGAAgag TTTTGATGAGGGAATACTGCACATCTCTGGATCTCTTGTTCCATCTCACACAGGGAGCAttcatcggttggagaagaacTCAGTTGAAGGCTTAGCAACTAATAA GAGCAAAAGGAAGATGAGAGAAGACGAGGCCACGGATATAAATGCACTTATCTTGAACGATGACCATCAGTCAAAAACGAAGAAGCAAAAAACTGCCAGATTATCTTGA